One Solibacillus sp. FSL R7-0668 genomic region harbors:
- a CDS encoding helix-turn-helix domain-containing protein, producing the protein MNGIVDIEAVKAALRKNLKESRQHVGIRTLDVAFFLGMSPSAYSYYESGRSIPTLDNLLKLGALYNKGIDELLGWQDIVLTNKAYNRYNAEHLHAMERAHEYELLYKEKLNNITNEPLREWIEDELEDLTANQVQQLRLLWEILKLKEQENNN; encoded by the coding sequence ATGAATGGGATTGTAGATATTGAAGCGGTGAAGGCTGCTTTGCGTAAAAATCTAAAGGAATCAAGACAGCATGTAGGCATCCGTACGCTCGACGTTGCCTTCTTTTTAGGCATGAGTCCCTCTGCCTATTCTTACTATGAATCTGGTCGCAGCATCCCCACGCTTGATAATCTCCTTAAACTCGGTGCTCTCTATAATAAAGGCATTGACGAACTGCTCGGCTGGCAGGACATTGTGCTAACCAATAAAGCCTACAATCGCTACAACGCCGAGCATCTACACGCGATGGAAAGAGCCCATGAATATGAACTGCTCTATAAGGAAAAGTTAAATAACATTACAAACGAGCCACTGCGTGAGTGGATTGAGGACGAGCTAGAAGACTTAACTGCGAATCAAGTGCAGCAGCTAAGGCTGTTATGGGAAATTTTGAAATTGAAGGAACAAGAGAATAATAATTAA
- a CDS encoding conjugal transfer protein yields the protein MNRAKKLPTDVTQAVRQDYELAKERKNMKKARVKPKGYWLRKLGVALFWLAFLCVLLIIGNSFFKTDEVTSEDKQAPSIVKVTSIEATEFAKRFTRAYFTFTPADDLATTREKALQPFLASNVEAFAGLDVLSSLYQSSVVATEILDVKQLSERTSHITVKATQQLTAVKKAGEQGITDIPKEEQTTENIVQYLVVPVGYDEQFFVYGNPMFTYVEEPDISSSVTVGNLKEAPIEVMQDIQAFLPTFFKAYTTDEQEQLNYLLETDNLAISLQESMIFEEVRSTKAYVLEEGWLVFATVKLLDPKTNIPVETTYQLEIKQAATNQLVVSGFNNYESLEVN from the coding sequence ATGAACAGGGCGAAAAAGCTGCCAACAGACGTCACACAGGCAGTACGTCAGGATTACGAGCTTGCAAAGGAACGAAAGAATATGAAAAAGGCACGCGTGAAGCCAAAGGGATATTGGTTAAGGAAACTAGGGGTAGCATTGTTTTGGCTAGCCTTTTTATGTGTGCTTTTAATCATCGGGAATAGCTTTTTCAAAACAGACGAGGTGACGAGTGAGGACAAGCAAGCACCAAGTATTGTAAAGGTAACGTCGATCGAAGCGACAGAATTTGCGAAACGGTTCACACGTGCGTATTTCACCTTTACCCCAGCGGATGATTTAGCAACGACACGTGAAAAAGCGTTGCAGCCATTTTTAGCAAGCAACGTCGAGGCATTTGCAGGGCTAGATGTACTTAGCTCACTGTATCAGTCGAGCGTAGTCGCAACAGAAATACTCGATGTAAAGCAGCTATCAGAGAGAACGTCACATATTACAGTAAAGGCAACGCAGCAGCTGACAGCGGTGAAAAAAGCAGGTGAACAAGGCATAACAGACATACCAAAAGAAGAGCAAACAACGGAAAACATCGTTCAATATCTCGTTGTGCCAGTCGGCTATGACGAGCAATTTTTCGTGTACGGCAATCCCATGTTTACGTATGTTGAGGAGCCAGATATTTCTTCCTCTGTGACGGTCGGCAATTTAAAGGAGGCACCGATTGAAGTGATGCAGGATATTCAAGCATTTTTACCAACCTTCTTTAAAGCGTACACAACAGATGAGCAGGAGCAGCTAAACTATTTACTTGAAACCGACAACCTTGCCATTAGCCTTCAGGAATCGATGATTTTTGAAGAGGTAAGAAGTACAAAAGCGTATGTGTTAGAAGAGGGCTGGCTTGTATTTGCAACGGTGAAGCTACTCGATCCAAAAACGAATATCCCAGTAGAAACAACGTATCAACTTGAAATTAAACAGGCTGCGACCAATCAATTAGTCGTTAGTGGCTTTAATAATTATGAGAGCTTAGAAGTGAATTAA
- a CDS encoding TcpD family membrane protein codes for MDLSTLFEWLKEQAGYVLMIIGIIIILVTAAQRRWTAMIGAIIAIAFIGIFVLNPEIIKTMSNWLNDKVNLGG; via the coding sequence ATGGATTTATCAACATTATTTGAATGGCTAAAGGAACAGGCAGGCTACGTACTGATGATTATTGGGATTATCATTATTTTAGTAACTGCTGCACAACGGCGCTGGACAGCAATGATCGGAGCAATTATTGCGATTGCGTTTATCGGGATTTTCGTACTGAATCCAGAAATCATCAAAACGATGTCAAATTGGTTAAACGACAAGGTGAATTTAGGCGGATAA
- a CDS encoding TcpE family conjugal transfer membrane protein: MNGKERVSLLVLNDYLKFDRKIYQFMGFSFGRAIKVKTIVYFFLALAAELLLFFVPGVSSFLKMLPEVFLLIVPFSIAYLLSDIATEGRSSVHYFRSVVQYVLRWNKQVTYCRGREVTKPKVYRFKEIISVRHQELDPYTKIRAQAVEKVMAKREQKAKRKQVKLAPQPQVPMSQPTEQPALTPLKEEKQLLLTVRMKEGD; this comes from the coding sequence ATGAACGGAAAAGAGCGTGTGTCGCTACTTGTATTAAATGACTATTTAAAGTTCGACCGAAAAATCTATCAGTTCATGGGCTTTTCCTTCGGTCGTGCCATTAAAGTAAAAACGATTGTGTATTTCTTTTTAGCATTAGCGGCGGAGCTACTGCTATTTTTTGTGCCTGGGGTATCAAGCTTTTTAAAAATGCTACCTGAGGTGTTTTTATTAATTGTTCCGTTTTCCATTGCCTATTTACTGTCAGACATTGCGACTGAGGGGCGTTCCTCTGTCCATTATTTTCGTTCTGTCGTGCAGTATGTGCTTAGATGGAATAAGCAGGTGACGTATTGCCGTGGGCGTGAGGTGACAAAGCCAAAGGTGTATCGCTTTAAGGAAATCATTTCTGTGCGTCATCAAGAGCTAGACCCGTACACGAAAATAAGAGCACAGGCAGTGGAAAAGGTCATGGCTAAACGCGAGCAAAAGGCGAAACGTAAGCAAGTAAAACTAGCACCACAGCCACAGGTACCAATGAGTCAGCCGACCGAGCAGCCAGCCTTAACACCATTAAAGGAAGAAAAGCAGCTGCTGTTAACGGTTCGTATGAAGGAAGGAGATTAG
- a CDS encoding ATP-binding protein: MALLDYPVKHIDGNLIFSHDGSVTAYYRLAGFNYEFLDHEDKFIPFHSQLAFLFNNRYDLHFISEPFPTNIDLILADTIASIKRKSYPLKEAGLQYFQYLSTYFEEQKMTQETSEYIQYIGVQLDPTKNKYRDGNIGVTLFQSLKELWNGLSAQVNRSVGLTSQDLLQAEINAWHDQADLLKEQLQSGFLCKVEKARTAECVYLLEKEFSVTSSNADVQSREEFRSGEVVEGTELVDGQEITYQTVRTNPRDFLELQGTNIEEHTATSLKLTKLDAADNENTYFTKYLVVHSMDSEMSFPHNEWLYLLQSRLSFPVSTSIRAYHQTNERIVKRLSNKRLEFIDQKQEAYKAGADTDLALHQSEQGAIQAEAYFQKSGQPAYACSIIFKVGATSQKEVNVRAEQLKQELLKYGMKIVAPFGEQIALAMEKLLGSRQINTDYKIEVESGVLAAMMFGATTSVGDNRGFYIGYTDRLRRPVFIQPDLAAKAYDIGNLEDSISAIVAGATGKGKSYFMNLYTTLSVLTGSQALIVDPKGDRKHWESLPLIDKAFISKWTLGSDLADRGCLDPFRTADSIENAKATAKDILAYLVDVDLRDTEYQMLALAVEAVSQEEDPCIGAVITHLEEMFVAEEYKMSQKKQQAIETLVDVFHSLKNEKLASLLFGEVGQDFKVLKVDKPMQILMVEHLNLPDSDQSQTRKLLPSQKLSEAIMISITAFTQQYMFNQDRSIHKIILQDEASSIDANPSGRRMMDFIIRKGRYYNTTLLKGSQNATDHGNDVANVGMKFSFGLRKSEEAKEMLKFLNLPETDTNVQKLRTLEKGHCLFQDIYGRTTTIYIDPVFVEFERAFDSSTASEEERLREQNK; encoded by the coding sequence GTGGCATTACTCGATTATCCAGTGAAGCACATTGACGGTAATTTAATCTTTAGTCATGACGGTAGTGTAACAGCGTACTACCGTCTTGCCGGCTTTAACTATGAATTTTTAGACCATGAGGACAAGTTTATCCCGTTTCATTCACAGCTTGCCTTTTTATTTAATAATCGTTATGACCTACATTTTATCTCGGAGCCGTTTCCTACAAATATCGACCTTATTTTAGCGGATACGATTGCGAGTATTAAGAGGAAGAGCTATCCACTCAAGGAGGCAGGGCTACAATACTTTCAATATTTGAGCACGTATTTTGAGGAGCAAAAAATGACGCAGGAAACGAGCGAGTATATTCAGTACATCGGTGTGCAGCTAGATCCAACGAAAAATAAATACCGTGATGGTAATATTGGCGTCACGCTATTTCAGTCGTTAAAGGAATTATGGAATGGCTTAAGTGCACAGGTCAATCGTTCTGTCGGGCTCACGTCCCAGGATTTATTGCAAGCAGAAATTAATGCATGGCATGACCAAGCAGATTTACTGAAGGAGCAGCTGCAATCGGGCTTTTTATGTAAGGTCGAGAAGGCCCGTACAGCAGAGTGCGTATATTTACTTGAAAAGGAGTTCTCGGTGACGTCGAGTAATGCCGACGTACAGAGCCGAGAAGAATTTAGGAGCGGTGAGGTTGTAGAAGGCACAGAACTAGTAGACGGCCAAGAGATTACGTATCAAACGGTGCGTACGAATCCACGTGACTTTTTAGAGCTGCAAGGTACCAACATTGAGGAGCATACAGCGACCTCTTTAAAGCTTACCAAGCTGGACGCAGCAGATAACGAGAACACGTATTTCACAAAATATTTAGTCGTGCACTCGATGGATAGTGAAATGAGCTTTCCACATAATGAGTGGCTTTATTTATTACAATCACGGCTCTCATTTCCTGTGTCGACAAGTATTCGTGCCTATCATCAAACGAATGAGCGGATTGTCAAAAGACTCTCAAATAAACGCTTAGAATTTATTGACCAAAAGCAGGAAGCCTATAAAGCAGGAGCAGATACAGATTTAGCTCTACATCAATCCGAGCAAGGGGCGATTCAAGCGGAAGCCTACTTTCAAAAAAGCGGGCAGCCAGCGTACGCCTGCTCCATTATCTTCAAGGTCGGAGCAACGAGTCAAAAGGAAGTAAACGTGCGAGCAGAGCAGCTGAAGCAGGAGCTTTTAAAATACGGCATGAAGATTGTCGCTCCCTTTGGCGAGCAAATTGCTCTGGCGATGGAAAAGCTACTTGGTTCAAGGCAAATTAATACGGATTACAAAATTGAAGTGGAATCAGGTGTCTTAGCTGCGATGATGTTCGGGGCAACCACTTCAGTTGGCGATAACCGTGGCTTTTACATTGGTTATACCGATCGGCTCCGTCGCCCTGTTTTTATTCAGCCAGATCTTGCAGCTAAAGCGTATGATATCGGCAATTTGGAGGATAGTATTTCAGCGATTGTTGCTGGGGCAACGGGGAAAGGGAAAAGTTATTTCATGAATCTTTATACGACACTATCCGTCTTAACGGGTTCACAGGCACTCATTGTGGACCCCAAAGGCGATAGAAAGCACTGGGAAAGCCTCCCGTTAATCGATAAAGCGTTTATTTCAAAGTGGACGCTCGGTAGTGATTTAGCGGATAGAGGCTGCTTGGATCCGTTTCGCACGGCAGATTCTATTGAAAATGCCAAAGCAACAGCGAAGGATATTTTGGCGTATTTAGTTGATGTCGATTTGCGGGATACCGAGTATCAAATGCTTGCCCTTGCCGTTGAGGCAGTGTCTCAAGAGGAGGACCCGTGCATCGGAGCGGTCATTACGCATTTAGAGGAAATGTTCGTGGCAGAGGAATATAAAATGTCGCAGAAAAAGCAGCAGGCAATCGAAACGCTAGTCGATGTATTCCACTCTCTTAAAAATGAAAAGCTCGCCTCTTTATTATTTGGTGAGGTTGGGCAGGACTTTAAGGTGTTAAAGGTCGACAAGCCGATGCAGATTTTAATGGTGGAGCATTTAAACTTACCAGATAGTGATCAGTCACAAACTAGAAAGCTCTTACCTTCTCAAAAGCTGTCTGAGGCCATTATGATTTCCATTACGGCGTTTACGCAGCAGTATATGTTTAATCAAGACCGCAGCATCCATAAAATCATTTTGCAGGATGAGGCAAGCTCGATTGACGCAAACCCGTCTGGCAGGCGGATGATGGACTTTATTATCCGTAAAGGACGTTACTACAACACAACGCTCCTAAAGGGCTCACAAAATGCAACGGACCATGGCAATGACGTGGCCAATGTCGGGATGAAATTTTCATTTGGTCTAAGGAAATCCGAGGAAGCGAAGGAAATGCTGAAATTTTTAAACTTACCAGAAACGGATACAAACGTACAAAAGCTTCGAACGCTTGAAAAAGGGCACTGCTTGTTCCAAGACATTTACGGACGCACAACAACTATCTATATTGATCCTGTCTTTGTTGAGTTCGAGCGGGCATTTGATTCCTCAACAGCGAGTGAAGAGGAGCGTTTACGAGAACAAAATAAATAA
- a CDS encoding CD3337/EF1877 family mobilome membrane protein — MKQAYIWGFLMFTLLLPYQVQAAEYEDKTPEDNVYDTNNYGHYKGTEVYYDLDIIVDSEETGVTDWMFNPFDTLSGEGAKLIDLALFKFVEGLFKVNIFLTNVLIGIMDFSLNSADILNQLIEKVGVTVTSFTGISAGEFSSSGIFGGTIGVICLIVVIYALWQFVTKREKIAAFGTIAQSIVAFTISLLIFSNFTGFLQGMNSMSNDLSLLLLPKNNHEEVTTQTLMYDNIFNSFVHVPYLMLQYSTTDESKIGEGRINELLSKKPNAKERNDVAKKEIEEYGNFTLHSTNLIERLIFVCIALVINAFNSIPVLLLALSIIMCQFWFMLLAMVAPFALLWSALPEQFGVLKRYFFELCIPLFIKIGLVIMTIFLFGLTEIIYGLNTLDGNLIGFITAGVLQFMMLLTLFIMRKRIFSIFSKGSVQLSQMRESFASGKEKVLSPVKKSVEGAGTLAGAVAGGVIAGPQGAIFGANIGNTAGKAITGQAGVGESVQRASITAYAMKKSMDSQQVDKLGNKVKPNFFQQVASANMSSNEKESHAALKELGFDESTANETLLGMRRQGLNNLSTQDVTAAVRPAMQQAAQDNNKLDPHVYILSTLQGNQRSEKYEGLYEENGSGGVKLGNYNVVSKGKYQAIPETNIVVDSYGELHQRARINTNDVEAEVTLEGATRLAKQAQINDLTTVNMHVVQGEQINNSQAKSIVQLFEDK; from the coding sequence ATGAAACAAGCGTATATATGGGGATTTCTAATGTTTACTTTATTGCTACCCTATCAAGTACAGGCTGCGGAATATGAGGATAAGACGCCGGAAGATAATGTCTATGATACAAATAATTATGGGCACTATAAAGGAACAGAGGTCTATTACGATTTAGATATAATTGTGGACAGCGAAGAGACTGGTGTCACGGATTGGATGTTCAATCCGTTTGATACATTGAGTGGAGAAGGAGCTAAGTTAATTGATTTAGCTCTTTTTAAATTTGTAGAAGGCTTATTCAAGGTGAACATATTTCTAACTAACGTATTAATAGGCATTATGGATTTTTCTTTAAATAGTGCTGATATTTTAAATCAACTAATAGAAAAAGTTGGCGTTACTGTTACCTCATTTACGGGAATTAGTGCAGGTGAGTTTTCTTCTTCAGGTATTTTTGGAGGCACAATAGGGGTGATTTGCTTAATTGTTGTAATTTATGCATTGTGGCAATTTGTTACGAAACGCGAAAAAATAGCGGCATTTGGTACAATAGCACAATCTATTGTAGCTTTTACGATTTCACTACTCATTTTTTCGAATTTTACAGGTTTTCTGCAAGGAATGAATTCAATGAGTAATGACTTATCGTTATTATTGTTACCTAAAAATAATCATGAAGAAGTTACTACTCAAACTTTAATGTATGATAATATTTTTAATTCATTTGTTCATGTCCCGTACCTAATGTTGCAGTATTCTACAACCGATGAGTCAAAAATTGGTGAGGGAAGAATAAATGAACTTCTTTCAAAAAAACCTAATGCAAAAGAAAGAAATGATGTTGCTAAAAAGGAAATTGAAGAATACGGAAACTTTACACTGCACTCTACAAATTTAATTGAACGATTGATTTTTGTATGTATTGCATTAGTTATTAATGCATTCAATTCAATACCGGTTTTACTACTTGCACTCAGTATTATTATGTGCCAGTTTTGGTTCATGCTACTCGCGATGGTTGCACCGTTTGCATTGCTTTGGTCAGCTCTTCCTGAACAGTTTGGTGTGTTAAAGCGGTATTTCTTCGAGCTTTGTATTCCGTTATTTATTAAGATTGGACTCGTTATTATGACCATCTTTTTATTCGGATTAACGGAGATTATATATGGATTGAATACACTTGATGGAAACTTAATTGGATTTATTACTGCGGGTGTACTTCAGTTTATGATGCTTTTAACACTTTTCATCATGCGTAAACGCATATTCAGTATTTTTTCAAAGGGCTCTGTGCAGCTTAGTCAAATGCGTGAAAGCTTTGCGAGCGGCAAGGAAAAGGTGCTATCACCTGTGAAGAAATCCGTAGAGGGAGCAGGTACATTAGCGGGTGCAGTAGCAGGTGGTGTTATCGCCGGTCCTCAAGGAGCCATTTTTGGAGCTAATATTGGGAACACTGCGGGTAAGGCGATAACTGGACAGGCTGGTGTTGGCGAATCCGTTCAACGTGCCTCCATTACAGCCTATGCCATGAAAAAGTCGATGGATAGCCAGCAAGTCGATAAGCTTGGAAATAAAGTAAAGCCGAATTTCTTTCAGCAGGTGGCTAGTGCAAATATGTCATCAAACGAAAAAGAAAGTCATGCAGCATTAAAGGAACTTGGTTTTGACGAGTCAACAGCTAATGAAACGTTGCTTGGAATGCGTCGACAAGGCTTGAATAATTTAAGTACGCAAGATGTTACAGCTGCTGTACGTCCTGCGATGCAACAGGCTGCACAGGATAATAATAAGCTGGATCCACATGTATATATTCTTTCAACCTTACAAGGTAACCAACGCTCAGAAAAATATGAAGGATTGTATGAAGAAAATGGTAGTGGTGGTGTGAAGTTAGGGAATTATAATGTGGTATCAAAGGGTAAATACCAAGCAATCCCTGAAACAAATATTGTTGTCGATAGTTATGGTGAGCTTCATCAGCGAGCACGCATTAATACAAACGATGTAGAGGCTGAGGTAACGCTTGAAGGGGCAACTCGTTTAGCAAAACAGGCGCAAATTAATGATTTAACAACAGTTAATATGCATGTTGTACAAGGCGAACAAATTAATAATAGTCAGGCTAAATCAATCGTACAGTTATTTGAAGACAAATAA
- a CDS encoding reverse transcriptase domain-containing protein, with protein sequence MRSPNTVLDILTKQSTREDYKFERIYRNLYNVEFYLMAYAKIYAKEGNMTQGVDGQTIDGMSLERIERLIESLKDCSYQPKPSKRVYIPKKNGGKRPLGIPSFEDKLVQEVVRTLLEAMYEKTFSNHSHGFRPEKSCHTALMQVKDRFTGAKWFVEGDIKGFFDNINHHKLIEILKRRINDEKFIDLIWKFLKAGFLEDWQYHKTYSGTPQGGIISPILSNIYLNELDNFVLAYKEKFDRGKGRKRLTEYRTREARLYRANARYKEKWEEMNEEEKEQALQHLDELKNHMMELPYKDPMDENYKRIQYVRYADDFIIGVIGSKEDCQQIKHDISTFLSEELKIELSQEKTLITHSSKRARFLGYDIKISHDNKTTKYTASGHKQRTRTMSCELLLPHEVWRNKLIEYKALEIDQKTQKWKSTHRAHLLQNDDLEILMIYNAEIRGLYNYYKLANNVYKLDGFKFIMEYSMYKTFANKYKSSVRKIHRKYSINGDFAVRYETANGSKIAFFYKDGFKKKLLPSSYADVDVISKTRNIIYNRTGLIERLVAKECEWCHATNVDLEIHHIKKLKDLEGKKRWEKRMIERNRKTMALCKKCHVDLHNGKLD encoded by the coding sequence ATGAGAAGTCCAAACACTGTGTTAGACATTCTAACAAAACAATCAACGCGCGAAGATTACAAATTCGAACGAATCTATCGAAATCTGTATAACGTGGAATTCTATTTAATGGCTTACGCAAAGATTTACGCGAAAGAAGGCAATATGACACAAGGTGTCGACGGACAAACTATTGATGGTATGAGTCTAGAACGCATTGAAAGATTAATTGAAAGTCTAAAAGATTGTAGTTATCAACCAAAACCGTCCAAAAGGGTTTACATTCCAAAAAAGAACGGTGGTAAAAGACCATTAGGTATACCATCTTTCGAAGATAAATTAGTTCAAGAAGTTGTAAGAACACTACTGGAAGCAATGTATGAAAAAACTTTCTCGAACCATTCCCATGGTTTCAGACCGGAAAAAAGCTGTCATACTGCACTCATGCAAGTAAAAGACAGATTTACTGGCGCTAAATGGTTTGTGGAAGGTGATATTAAAGGTTTCTTTGATAACATTAATCATCACAAACTAATAGAAATCCTTAAAAGAAGAATTAACGATGAAAAATTCATCGATTTAATTTGGAAATTCCTGAAAGCGGGTTTTCTAGAGGACTGGCAATATCACAAAACGTACAGTGGTACACCACAAGGCGGCATCATTAGCCCGATTCTCTCAAATATATATCTAAATGAATTAGATAACTTTGTACTAGCTTATAAAGAAAAGTTTGATAGAGGTAAAGGGAGAAAACGCTTAACGGAATACCGCACAAGAGAAGCCAGATTATACAGAGCTAATGCTAGATATAAGGAAAAATGGGAAGAAATGAACGAGGAAGAAAAGGAACAAGCACTTCAACACTTGGACGAGTTGAAAAATCACATGATGGAATTGCCCTATAAAGACCCAATGGATGAAAACTACAAACGAATACAATATGTGCGATATGCCGATGATTTCATAATCGGTGTAATCGGTAGTAAAGAAGATTGTCAGCAAATAAAACATGACATCAGCACTTTCCTAAGTGAAGAACTGAAAATTGAATTATCACAAGAAAAGACGCTCATTACGCATTCAAGTAAAAGAGCAAGATTTCTTGGATATGATATTAAAATCAGTCATGATAATAAAACGACAAAGTATACAGCAAGTGGACATAAACAAAGAACACGTACAATGAGCTGTGAACTTCTTTTGCCACATGAAGTATGGCGAAATAAATTAATCGAATATAAAGCGTTAGAAATAGATCAAAAGACACAAAAATGGAAGTCCACGCATCGAGCGCATCTTCTGCAAAACGATGACCTTGAAATATTGATGATTTACAATGCGGAAATTAGAGGTTTATATAATTATTACAAGTTAGCGAACAATGTCTATAAACTAGATGGCTTTAAATTCATTATGGAATATAGCATGTATAAAACATTCGCAAACAAATATAAATCAAGCGTTAGAAAAATCCATAGAAAATACAGTATTAACGGAGATTTTGCGGTTAGATATGAAACTGCCAACGGCAGTAAAATCGCTTTCTTCTACAAAGATGGATTCAAAAAGAAACTATTACCATCTTCATATGCCGATGTTGATGTTATTTCTAAGACAAGAAACATTATTTACAACCGAACAGGGCTTATTGAAAGACTTGTAGCAAAGGAATGTGAATGGTGCCATGCCACAAATGTGGATTTAGAAATTCATCATATTAAGAAGTTAAAAGACCTCGAGGGCAAAAAACGATGGGAAAAGCGTATGATTGAAAGAAACCGTAAGACGATGGCACTATGCAAGAAATGCCACGTTGACTTACACAACGGTAAATTAGACTGA
- a CDS encoding M23 family metallopeptidase, with protein MDCTFVGWSYPTCGGLGNGGIPKSVLTSPAEIKKYGGYGVDANGDGKADPWDVEDAIHSTAHYISKNLKGATENEKIKNALFIYNKSSEYVQEVFDRFVLYADGFIEKKQGIGAVVIGNQAWPAPFTQRITSTYHDPSRNNHDGLDVAAPGINGTEIVAFMDGVVIKSAYHYEVLPNGKELGWGHYVRIDHGNNFHTIYAHMIKPGIAVGTKVKAGQVIGYVGSTGKSTGPHLHFETRVNGEPQNPLGYLKNVMN; from the coding sequence ATGGATTGTACGTTTGTTGGATGGAGCTACCCGACGTGTGGCGGGCTCGGTAATGGTGGGATTCCGAAAAGTGTTCTTACCTCCCCTGCTGAGATTAAAAAATACGGAGGCTACGGGGTGGACGCAAATGGTGACGGCAAAGCAGACCCGTGGGACGTAGAGGATGCGATTCATTCAACAGCCCACTACATTTCGAAAAATCTAAAAGGCGCAACAGAAAATGAAAAGATTAAAAACGCTCTCTTTATTTATAACAAGTCGAGTGAATATGTACAGGAGGTATTTGACCGTTTTGTACTGTACGCAGACGGCTTTATTGAAAAGAAACAAGGTATCGGCGCAGTGGTCATTGGTAACCAAGCATGGCCAGCCCCGTTCACGCAGCGGATTACATCGACTTATCATGACCCGTCAAGGAATAATCATGACGGCTTAGATGTGGCAGCACCAGGGATTAACGGAACAGAAATTGTGGCGTTTATGGACGGTGTGGTCATCAAATCCGCCTATCACTATGAGGTTCTACCAAACGGGAAGGAGCTCGGCTGGGGGCATTATGTTCGCATTGACCACGGAAATAACTTTCATACAATTTACGCACATATGATCAAGCCGGGCATTGCAGTTGGCACAAAGGTAAAGGCAGGTCAGGTTATTGGCTATGTGGGCAGTACTGGGAAATCAACAGGTCCCCACCTGCATTTTGAAACACGCGTAAACGGTGAGCCGCAAAATCCACTCGGCTATTTAAAGAATGTAATGAATTAG
- a CDS encoding HD domain-containing protein — protein sequence MRLTDDLYGSYELETVLQELIETKEMQRLKRVHQGGATIFANPKWNTTRFEHSIGTMLCMKMLGQPLDVQIHALLHDVSHTAFSHVVDHVYRLEEENYHELIFKDVIYQSTIPLILQKYELDAAPFMKSPLLEIDGPHLSVDRLDYTLRDMVQYGFIDLLDAHWFLAAVGVVNQQLVIMNMTQAEWFVETFYKQVFDLFLDERNIWAYGKFTSILSLAQQLGIITEQDFLLSDDALFQKLCSCEDATLHASMIELVAGTSEAYDASVKERYVEPVVLENGQLVISTNHSPFLQALQTEARTRYGSFNKVIN from the coding sequence GTGAGGCTAACCGATGACTTATACGGCAGCTATGAGCTAGAGACCGTCTTACAGGAATTAATTGAAACGAAGGAAATGCAGCGACTGAAAAGGGTACATCAGGGCGGTGCGACGATTTTTGCGAATCCGAAATGGAACACCACCCGCTTTGAGCATTCGATTGGCACGATGCTTTGTATGAAGATGCTCGGGCAGCCACTGGATGTACAAATTCACGCCCTACTACACGATGTGTCGCATACCGCCTTTTCCCATGTTGTCGATCACGTGTACCGGCTAGAAGAAGAAAACTATCATGAATTGATTTTTAAGGACGTGATTTATCAGTCTACCATCCCACTCATTTTGCAAAAGTATGAGCTAGATGCGGCACCGTTCATGAAAAGCCCGTTACTTGAAATCGACGGCCCGCATTTATCGGTAGACCGACTTGATTACACACTGCGGGATATGGTTCAGTACGGTTTTATTGACCTACTCGATGCTCACTGGTTTTTAGCCGCTGTTGGTGTCGTGAATCAGCAGCTGGTCATTATGAACATGACGCAGGCTGAGTGGTTTGTCGAAACGTTTTACAAACAAGTGTTTGATCTCTTTTTAGATGAACGTAATATTTGGGCATACGGTAAGTTCACAAGTATTTTGAGTCTCGCCCAGCAACTTGGCATCATCACAGAGCAAGATTTTCTACTCTCAGATGACGCCCTCTTTCAAAAGCTATGTAGCTGTGAAGATGCGACGTTACACGCGTCCATGATTGAATTAGTAGCAGGTACGAGTGAAGCGTATGACGCAAGTGTGAAGGAGCGTTATGTAGAGCCTGTTGTTTTAGAAAACGGACAGCTCGTAATAAGCACGAATCACTCGCCCTTCTTACAAGCATTGCAAACAGAGGCTCGGACTCGTTACGGTAGTTTTAATAAAGTAATCAATTAA